The Aeromicrobium tamlense nucleotide sequence AGGCCGGGCGCCGCCTCAGCTCGCTGTCGCAGGGCGGGCAGCCCGTCGACGTCGCCGAGGCGATCGCCTGGTACTGCCACCCCGGCTCGTCCGCGATCTCGGGGAACGTCGTGCGCGTGTGCGGCCAGGGCTTCCTCGGGGCCTGACATGAGCACCCGCACCTACGAGAAGGCCCCCGCGGGCCTGCCGCTCATGCTCAAGGCGGCGCTGCCGGCGATCCCGGTCGTCGGCACGCTGCCGGGCATCAAGCACGAGAAGGGCGGTCTGCCCGACGTCACGCTGCGGCGCACGCGGGTCGCCACCGACCTCGCCCACCTCGACCGCTACAACGAGGTCTGCGGCTTCTCGCGCGCGGACACGCTCCCGGCGACCTACCCGCACATCGCGGCCCACACGCTGCACCTGAGCCTCATGACGGACACGGCGTTCCCGTTCCCGCCGATGGGCGCGGTGCACCTGCGCAACCGCATCACGCAGCACCGTCCGATCGGCCGCGAGGAGATCTACGAGCTGTCGCTGCGCGCCACCTCCGACGACCCGCACCCGAAGGGCCGGCTCATCTCGCTGGTCAGCGAGGCGCACGTCGGCGGCGAGTTGGTGTGGGACGAGACGATGACCGTCCTGTTCCGCAGCCGTCACGGTGGCGACGAGCCCATGGTGCCGCCGCTGGCCGGCGTCGAGGCCCCGGAGGGGGTCGTGCACTGGAAGCTCGGCAGCGACCTCGGTCGTCGCTACGGCGCGGTCTCCGGCGACCGGAACCCGATCCACCTCTACCCGTGGACCGCCAAGGCGTTCGGGTTCCCGCGCCAGATCGCGCACGGCATGTGGACGAAGGCGCACGGCCTCGCCACGCTGCAGAACCGGCTGCCCGACGCCTACACGGTGGACGTCGAGTTCAAGAAGCCCGTCCTGCTGCCGTCCACCGTGGTGTTCGGCACCGAGTCCGAGGGCGACGTCACGACCTTCGGCGTTCGCGACGCGCGGAAGTCCGTCCCGCACCTCGTCGGCCGGATCACTCCGGCCTGACCGCCCTCCGGCCCGGCGGGGTCAGCGCTGCTCGCGCGGCTTCGCCGGCCGGATCAGGCCCTCCTGGGCCACGGTGGCCACGAGGGTGCCGTCCTGCGTGAACACGCGGGCGGTGCTCAGTCCGCGGGCACCCGACGCCGACGGGGACGTCTGGTCGTACAGCAGCCACTCGTCGACGCGGAACGGGCGGTGGAACCACACGACGTGGTCGAGCGAGGCCGGCTGGACCTTCGGCGAGCTGATCACCAGGCCGTGCGGCACGAGCGACGCGCCCAGCAGGCTGAAGTCGCTGTAGTACGTGAACGCGGCACGGTGCAGCTCGGGATCGTCGGGCAGCCGGTCGCTGGCCTTGAACCACATCCGCTGCACGACGGGGACGTACGGGCGCGTGGGATCGTCCTCCGGGCGCGGATCGCCGACGTAGCGCATGTCGAAGCCGCCCCACTCCTGCTTCCACTGCTCGGCGCCGTCGGGGCTGATGTACTTCACCAGGTCGAACATCGACGTGGCGTCCTCCGGGCCCGGCGTGGGCGGCAGGACGTCCTGGTGGTCCCAGCCCTCCTCGTCGCGCTGGAACGACGCGGTCATGTAGAAGATGACCTCGCCGTGCTGGCGCGCCGAGACCCGGCGCGTCGCGAAGGAGCGACCGTCGCGGACGCTCTCGACGTCGTAGATGATCGGGATGCTCGGGTCGCCGCCCAGGATGAAGTAGGCGTGCAGCGAGTGCAGGTGCTTGCCGTCGGTGACGGTGTGCTGGGCCGCGCTCACGGCCTGCCCGGCCACCTGGCCGCCGAAGACGCGCTGCAGGCGCGACTTGCGGGGCTGTCCACCGCGGAAGAGGTTCACCTCGAGCTGTTCGATCTGGAGCAGTTCGACGAGTTCGTTCACGGAGGCAGGCACGATCGCGATCCTATCGAAGATCGGCTCCGCCACCGGGGCGCCGGCGGCCCCAGGTGGCGGTAACCGTGGTCACAGGACGGGTCTGAGGGTCAGCCCTGGTCGTCCTTGCGCTGCCTGGCCAAGAACTGCTCCAGCTGGCTGGCGAGCTCGTCGCCCGTGGGGAGGCTGGCGTCGTCGGCGAGCAGCGACTCGGCCGCGCCGCGGCTGAAGATGTCGTACTGCTCCTCGAGGCCGTGCAGCACCTGCTCACCGTCCTGCTCGGCGATCTGCTGCTCGATCTCGGTGATCGACTCGGGCTGGCGGGCGCGCAGCTCCTCGAGGTCGAGGTCGAGCCCCAGCCGCAGGCCGACCGCCTCGAGCAGCGCGAGCGCCGCCGTGGGGTACTCGACCTGGGCGAGGTAGTGCGGCACGTGCACGACGTAGCCGATCGCGTCGAGGCCGTGCTCGCGCATGCGGTACTCCAGCAGCGACTGCGCGGACGACGGCACCGAGACCTCGGCGTTCCAGAAGTTCTTCCGGTCGACCAGCTCAGGGCGCGTGCCGTGCATCGTCAGCAGCGGCGGCCGCGTGTGGGGCACGCCCATCGGCACTCCCCCGAGGCCCACCGTCAACGGGACGCCCAGCTCGGAGATGACGTCGATCGTCTCGGCCGCGAAGGCCTCCCAGCCGAAGTCCGGCTCGGGGCCGGCCAGCAGCAGGTAGGGCGTGCCAGCGCGATCGCGGTGGCGGGTGATCTGCAGGACCGGCTCGACGTAGTCCACGTAGTGGTCGCGCCGGAACGTGATCGGGGGTCGCCGCGCGCGGTAGTCCAGCATCGAGTCGAGATCGAACTCGTGGACCACCTCGGCGTCGGCGGTGCGCAGGTGCTCCGCCGCGAGGACGGAGGAGGATCCCGCGCTGAGGAAGCCGTCGAGGGCGACGATCAGCGGGATCGGGTCGCGCTCGTACTCATCGGAACGTCGTCGTGAAAACCACTTCCGCGTCAACGTCGGTCACCCTCGGAGAATTCCCGGAGCCGGCCGAGCGCGTCCTCGGCGATCGACTCGGCGGTCAGGCCCAGGCGCTTCAAAATGACGTCGCGCTTGGCGTGGTCGAGGAACTCCTGCTCGACCGCGTGGATGCGCACCGGGACGTCGAGACCACGATCGCTCACGGCGTGCAGGATCGTGGAGCCCACACCGCCCTGGCGGCCGTTGTCCTCGATCGTGACGACGAGGCGGTGCTCGGCCGCGAGGTCGAGGACGGCCGGGTCGAGCGGCTTGATCCAGCGGGGGTCGACGGCCGTGGCGGGCACGCCCTCGGCCTCGAGGCGCTGGGCGACGTCGACGGCCGTGGCGGCCATCGTGCCCACGCCGACGACGAGGACCTCGGAGCCCTCGCTGCGGTGCAGGACGTCGACTGTGCCGACGCGGTCGATCGCCTCGAGGTCCGGAGCGACCGGGCCCTTGGCGAAGCGGACCACGCTGGGGGCGTCGTCGATCGTGACGGCCTCGCGCAGCAGCTCGCGCAGGCGGCTGCCGTCCCGCGGGGCGGCCAGGTGCAGGCCGGGGACCAGCTGGAGCAGCGAGAGGTCCCACATGCCGTTGTGGCTGGCGCCGTCGTCGCCGGTGACGCCGGCGCGGTCGAGCACGAAGGTGACGCCCAGGCGGTGCAGGGCGACGTCCATGAGGACCTGGTCGAAGGCGCGGTTGAGGAAGGTGGCGTAGACCGCGACGACGGGGTGCAGGCCGCCCATCGCCATCCCGGCCGCGCTCGTGACGGCGTGCTGCTCGGCGATGCCGACGTCGAGCACGCGGTCGGGGAACTTGTCGGCGAACGCGTCCAGGCCGGTGGGGTACAGCATCGCGGCGGTGATGCCCACGACGTCGGGGCGGTCGTCGGCGATGCGCACGATCTCGTCGCGGAAGACCGAGGTCCAGCCCGCCGGGGCGATGCTGATGGCCTCGCCCGTGGAGCGGTCGAACGGGTGCGCCTGGTGCATCTGGTCGTTCTCGTTGGCCACGGCGATGTCGTAGCCCTGGCCCTTCGTGGTGATCGCATGGACCAGCACGGGGCCGCCGAAGTTGCGGGCCGCGGTGAGCGCCTGCTCCATCGCGCGGCGGTCGTGGCCGTCGACCGGACCGAGGTACTTGATGCCGAGGTCCTCGAACATGCCTTGGGGCGCGAGCGCGTCCTTGAAGCCCTTCTTGATCGCGTGCAGCGCCTCGTAGGCGACCTCGGCGACCTTCGGACCGGTGGTCATCCGCTCGCGGATCGCGCTCAACGCGGGCTCGTAGCGCGGGTTCGTGCGGATCTGCGTGAGCCGGTTGGCCAGGCCGCCGACCGTGGGCGTGTAGGAGCGGCCGTTGTCGTTGACGACGATGACCACCCGGCGACAGTTGTCGGCGCAGATGTTGTTGATGGCCTCCCACGCCATGCCGCCGGTGAGGGCGCCGTCGCCGATCACGGCGACGACGTGGTCGTCCTTGCCCTGCACCGCGTTGGCGCGGGCCAGGCCGTCGGCGTAGGACAGCGACGTGGAGGCGTGCGAGTTCTCGACCCAGTCGTGGGGCGACTCGGCGTGGCTGGGGTAGCCCGAGAGGCCGCCCTCCTTGCGCAGGTCGCCGAACTGGTCGGCGCGGCCCGTGAGCATCTTGTGCACG carries:
- a CDS encoding MaoC family dehydratase, which codes for MSTRTYEKAPAGLPLMLKAALPAIPVVGTLPGIKHEKGGLPDVTLRRTRVATDLAHLDRYNEVCGFSRADTLPATYPHIAAHTLHLSLMTDTAFPFPPMGAVHLRNRITQHRPIGREEIYELSLRATSDDPHPKGRLISLVSEAHVGGELVWDETMTVLFRSRHGGDEPMVPPLAGVEAPEGVVHWKLGSDLGRRYGAVSGDRNPIHLYPWTAKAFGFPRQIAHGMWTKAHGLATLQNRLPDAYTVDVEFKKPVLLPSTVVFGTESEGDVTTFGVRDARKSVPHLVGRITPA
- a CDS encoding acyl-CoA thioesterase; amino-acid sequence: MPASVNELVELLQIEQLEVNLFRGGQPRKSRLQRVFGGQVAGQAVSAAQHTVTDGKHLHSLHAYFILGGDPSIPIIYDVESVRDGRSFATRRVSARQHGEVIFYMTASFQRDEEGWDHQDVLPPTPGPEDATSMFDLVKYISPDGAEQWKQEWGGFDMRYVGDPRPEDDPTRPYVPVVQRMWFKASDRLPDDPELHRAAFTYYSDFSLLGASLVPHGLVISSPKVQPASLDHVVWFHRPFRVDEWLLYDQTSPSASGARGLSTARVFTQDGTLVATVAQEGLIRPAKPREQR
- a CDS encoding proteasome assembly chaperone family protein, which translates into the protein MTRKWFSRRRSDEYERDPIPLIVALDGFLSAGSSSVLAAEHLRTADAEVVHEFDLDSMLDYRARRPPITFRRDHYVDYVEPVLQITRHRDRAGTPYLLLAGPEPDFGWEAFAAETIDVISELGVPLTVGLGGVPMGVPHTRPPLLTMHGTRPELVDRKNFWNAEVSVPSSAQSLLEYRMREHGLDAIGYVVHVPHYLAQVEYPTAALALLEAVGLRLGLDLDLEELRARQPESITEIEQQIAEQDGEQVLHGLEEQYDIFSRGAAESLLADDASLPTGDELASQLEQFLARQRKDDQG
- the dxs gene encoding 1-deoxy-D-xylulose-5-phosphate synthase codes for the protein MASVLSSVSGPADLRRLDDESLTRLAAEVRELLIESVAANGGHLGPNLGVVELTIALHRVFDSPNDKIVWDTGHQAYVHKMLTGRADQFGDLRKEGGLSGYPSHAESPHDWVENSHASTSLSYADGLARANAVQGKDDHVVAVIGDGALTGGMAWEAINNICADNCRRVVIVVNDNGRSYTPTVGGLANRLTQIRTNPRYEPALSAIRERMTTGPKVAEVAYEALHAIKKGFKDALAPQGMFEDLGIKYLGPVDGHDRRAMEQALTAARNFGGPVLVHAITTKGQGYDIAVANENDQMHQAHPFDRSTGEAISIAPAGWTSVFRDEIVRIADDRPDVVGITAAMLYPTGLDAFADKFPDRVLDVGIAEQHAVTSAAGMAMGGLHPVVAVYATFLNRAFDQVLMDVALHRLGVTFVLDRAGVTGDDGASHNGMWDLSLLQLVPGLHLAAPRDGSRLRELLREAVTIDDAPSVVRFAKGPVAPDLEAIDRVGTVDVLHRSEGSEVLVVGVGTMAATAVDVAQRLEAEGVPATAVDPRWIKPLDPAVLDLAAEHRLVVTIEDNGRQGGVGSTILHAVSDRGLDVPVRIHAVEQEFLDHAKRDVILKRLGLTAESIAEDALGRLREFSEGDRR